One Mya arenaria isolate MELC-2E11 chromosome 5, ASM2691426v1 genomic window carries:
- the LOC128234811 gene encoding uncharacterized protein LOC128234811, which translates to MGRSRCCVGGCSNVPGNGISLHTFPKEEKLRKQWIRSIQMTGSECSRAGWQGPSKNGSANAQLVCSEHFELTMFTMTTRTKWSLGLAYRTALIDEAIPTLFGDKVRKSNLDQVQARPVVRKREVRRILSDYNQKGQVDKSTAVTYTDAVPDLSPVNLGDMTANPPSTEFPVDAVELDMDMELDNSKRTVMQSAEIPPPVDQSSTVASALNLQQDLETHSTDAKIQSKKSCDDSLKRNMGKLKHTEMRSMNTSNKKASCACPKCCVTTAVRGTQVNRRPPPIKRKTKGTETVMEHHITYSTSSTQYCDSDIADEKSLTPACSEVPPAPHLLAFPLPAPVLASTPARKKGRVVVESTLNKSFMSTSSWGYTDDEAIDPDYETEASVYSDSEDDNPRQADVHKPRKFLVFEDNLLELFNRCEMCHLPTKGKVCNVQGSAMAIKQVCECGHTRRWESQPKVRGVPAGNILLSAGILFSGCSPSKVLRIFDFINVLSISLSTFFSHQRTVLWPAIERVWTKCNDQLISVLLDREEELVVAGDGRSDSPGHSAKFGVYSMIDMHTGRVVAIELVQSNEVKSSYHMELEGLKRATDSLRRCGLSLAEIITDRHLQIQKCIRENLPGTVHSFDVWHIGKAVKKKLLALSKEKDCNIVCKWMKSITNHLYWSAASSQGEEGSMIAAKWTSVVNHVQDIHTGHGDLYQQCTHGPLEPREWLKKGSKAAAKMEDILLNKRLCKDIKKLSTGFQTSTLESFHSVINHFAPKMTAYSFHGQMCRQYLAALHFNENVQRGKKISKNGKFNLKIVFPKYKDDFSVKFVNDEMTFGYVKELLDMCIEICGEKNKLSTPAPPPLTSGKRKPTKVEVTRCLGKNKRLKY; encoded by the exons ATGGGACGGTCTCGGTGTTGTGTTGGGGGATGTAGCAATGTGCCAGGAAATGGAATTAGTCTGCACACATTTCCCAAAGAAGAGAAACTCCGGAAACAATGGATTCGTTCAATTCAGATGACTGGGTCTGAGTGTTCAAGGGCCGGATGGCAAGGTCCCTCGAAAAACGGTTCCGCAAATGCACAGCTTGTGTGTTCTGAGCATTTTGAGTTGACAATGTTCACGATGACTACCAGAACTAAATGGAGTCTCGGTCTAGCCTATAGAACTGCTTTAATAGACGAAGCTATCCCCACATTATTTGGCGACAAAGTTAGGAAAAGCAACCTTGACCAAGTCCAAGCAAGACCGGTAGTGCGCAAACGAGAAGTGAGGAGG ATACTGAGTGACTACAACCAGAAAGGCCAAGTTGATAAATCAACTGCTGTAACGTATACAGATGCTGTTCCAGATTTATCTCCTGTTAATcta GGTGACATGACCGCCAACCCTCCATCCACTGAGTTTCCAGTTGACGCAGTTGAATTAGACATGGACATGGAGTTGGACAACAGTAAAAGAACTGTCATGCAg aGCGCTGAAATACCACCTCCCGTTGACCAGTCTTCAACAGTAGCCTCAGCCCTTAACCTTCAACAAGACCTAGAAACTCACAGTACTGATGCTAAGATCCAGTCAAAG AAATCTTGTGATGATTCCCTGAAAAGGAACATGGGTAAACTCAAACATACAGAGATGAGATCAATGAATACCAGCAATAAGAAG GCCTCATGTGCATGTCCAAAGTGTTGTGTAACAACTGCTGTCCGGGGTACCCAAGTGAATCGCAGGCCACCGCCAATTAAGCGAAAAACTAAAG GGACAGAGACTGTGATGGAACACCACATCACATACTCCACCTCAAGTACCCAGTACTGTGACAGTGACATTGCTGATGAAAAGAGCCTGACACCTGCCTGTTCTGAGGTCCCTCCTGCTCCACACCTTCTGGCTTTTCCATTACCAGCCCCAGTCCTCGCCTCAACTCCTGCACGGAAGAAGGGCAGGGTTGTTGTTGAATCAACACTCAACAAATCCTTCATGTCCACATCATCCTGGGGATATACTGATGATGAAGCCATAGATCCGGACTATGAAACAGAAGCCTCAGTCTACAGTGACTCAGAAGATGATAACCCAAGGCA GGCAGATGTACATAAGCCGAGGaagtttcttgtttttgaagacaATCTTTTAGAACTGTTCAACAGATGTGAAATGTGCCATCTCCCTACCAAAGGCAAAGTCTGCAATGTCCAGGGATCAgctatggccatcaaacaagTTTGTGAATGTGGACACACCAGGCGATGGGAGTCACAGCCCAAAGTTAGAGGTGTTCCTGCTGGGAACATTCTTCTTAGTGCTGGCATTTTGTTCTCAGGATGTTCACCTTCGAAAGTGCTGCgaatttttgattttattaatgtattaagTATTAGTCTTTCAACTTTCTTTAGTCATCAAAGAACTGTATTGTGGCCAGCAATTGAGAGAGTGTGGACAAAGTGTAATGACCAACTGATAAGTGTCCTTCTAGACCGCGAAGAAGAGCTTGTGGTTGCTGGAGATGGACGTTCTGACAGCCCGGGACACTCTGCAAAGTTTGGTGTATACTCCATGATTGATATGCACACCGGGAGAGTAGTAGCCATTGAACTTGTGCAg TCCAATGAAGTGAAGTCAAGCTACCATATGGAGTTGGAGGGCCTTAAGAGAGCAACTGACAGTTTACGCAGATGTGGCCTGTCCCTTGCAGAAATCATTACAGACAGGCATCTGCAAATACAAAAGTGTATTAGAGAGAATTTACCTGGGACTGTCCATTCCTTTGATGTGTGGCATATTGGAAAAG CTGTGAAAAAGAAGCTCCTTGCACTGTCCAAGGAAAAAGACTGCAACATAGTCTGCAAGTGGATGAAGAGTATCACCAATCACCTTTATTGGTCAGCCGCATCATCCCAGGGAGAGGAGGGCTCCATGATTGCAGCAAAGTGGACATCAGTGGTCAACCATGTTCAAGACATTCACACTGGACATGGTGACCTCTACCAGCAGTGCACCCATGGTCCCCTTGAACCCCGAGAATGGTTAAAAAAGGGCTCAAAGGCAGCTGCCAAAATGGAAGACATTCTGCTAAACAAGAGACTGTGCAAGGACATCAAAAAGTTGTCCACAGGATTTCAAACGTCAACACTGGAATCATTTCACAGTGTAATCAATCACTTTGCACCAAAAATGACAGCATATTCCTTCCACGGACAAATGTGTCGCCAATACTTGGCAGCCctacatttcaatgaaaatgtgcaaagaggtaaaaaaatatcaaaaaatggAAAGTTCAACCTGAAGATagtatttccaaaatataaggATGACTTTTCAGTCAAGTTTGTGAATGATGAAATGACCTTTGGTTATGTAAAGGAACTTCTTGACATGTGTATAGAAATATGtggtgaaaaaaacaaactgtcaaCCCCAGCCCCACCTCCCCTCACATCAGGGAAAAGAAAGCCAACCAAGGTTGAGGTAACAAGGTGTTTAGGAAAAAACAAAAGGTTGAAATATTAG
- the LOC128234818 gene encoding P2X purinoceptor 7-like: MSDSENYTTDGDESIDFSDTSSYDAENNIVPYQFEPLNRDDLIEDDINRLDLHDGDDGNRIGNTNWCRCNSCIAMHTERESVCCRDVEQTNFKLDVFNEEGHDIECITDHPGFGTVCLDRYVLETAYYQYRQQYGVPQQEDNEQQRYVAYRQFVRWCWGYLGREVRVVLPSCAVQRIRAQFPSQQYEGFQDS; the protein is encoded by the exons ATGTCTGACAGCGAGAATTACACAACTGACGGAGATGAATCGATTGATTTTTCGGATACTAGCTCGTATGACGCTGAAAATAACATTGTTCCATATCAGTTTGAACCATTAAATAGGGATGATTTAATTGAAGACGACATTAATCGTCTAGATCTTCACGACGGAGATGATGGAAATCGAATTGGCAACACGAACTG gTGCAGATGCAATAGCTGTATTGCTATGCATACAGAGCGGGAATCGGTATGCTGCCGTGATGTTGAACAAACAAACTTCAAACTGGATGTGTTCAATGAAGAAGGCCATGACATTGAATGTATAACAGACCACCCCGGGTTTGGCACTGTTTGCCTGGACCGCTATGTGCTAGAGACTGCATACTACCAGTACAGACAGCAGTATGGAGTGCCCCAACAGGAAGATAATGA GCAACAGAGATATGTGGCATATCGCCAGTTTGTCAGATGGTGTTGGGGATATTTGGGAAGAGAGGTGCGTGTTGTACTTCCATCATGTGCAGTTCAAAGGATTAGGGCGCAGTTTCCATCACAGCAGTATGAGGGATTTCAGGACTCATAG